From Watersipora subatra chromosome 2, tzWatSuba1.1, whole genome shotgun sequence, one genomic window encodes:
- the LOC137388520 gene encoding acetylcholine receptor subunit alpha-like 1 has product MHAFLLIQGFWIVVTVQAYEDATSHAKRLYNDLLVNSRYNKLIRPVANNSDTLTVKLGLRLTQLIGIDEKNQIMTTNVWLNQEWDDFNLAWDPNKYGEIDHLYVPAEHLWKPGIVLFNNADGNYEATLVTKATVYHTGRVVWEPPVIYKSTCTIDVEFFPFDEQTCDMKFGSWTYDGKQVDLQHKDNPNMTGEYNISMAMDLSGYYQSFIWDVLSVPATRHKVYLDCCPHPYFDVTFQLTIRRKTLFYTVNLIIPSVAISFLTVFVFYLPSDSGEKITLCISILLSLTVFFLLLADLIPPTSLVVPLIGKYLLFTMILVTLSVVITVVVLNIDGRTKATHSMPPWLKNLGLHILPKLLFMERPKPLAMGVKDKIAKEVKLAMQRSNGTHPNSPNGRQQASGEPAASTKKPRKLRYPPEIERALEDINFIADQLREEDEEEQVQENWKFIALVIDRFFLWLFTSACVVGTFGIILQAPSLYATSKPMDVGI; this is encoded by the exons gTTTTTGGATCGTTGTAACTGTGCAAGCCTATGAAGATGCGACTTCTCATGCCAAAAGACTGTACAATGATTTGCTGGTCAACAGTCGATACAATAAGCTCATTAGACCAGTCGCCAACAACTCTGATACACTCACTGTCAAGTTAGGCCTCCGTCTCACGCAGCTAATAGGAATA GATGAAAAGAATCAAATAATGACAACTAATGTCTGGTTGAACCAG GAATGGGATGATTTTAATTTAGCCTGGGATCCAAATAAATATGGAGAAATAGATCATTTATATGTTCCAGCAGAGCATCTATGGAAACCTGGAATTGTTCTGTTCAACAA CGCTGATGGAAACTATGAGGCAACTTTGGTCACAAAGGCTACAGTATATCATACGGGAAGGGTAGTTTGGGAGCCACCCGTTATATATAAGAGCACCTGTACTATTGATGTAGAGTTCTTTCCATTTGATGAGCAGACGTGTGATATGAAATTTGGCTCATGGACTTATGATGGCAAACAG GTGGACCTCCAGCACAAAGATAATCCCAACATGACTGGTGAATACAACATTTCAATGGCCATGGATCTATCAGGCTACTACCAGTCATTCATATGGGACGTGCTATCCGTGCCTGCAACAAGACACAAAGTTTATCTCGATTGCTGTCCTCATCCATATTTTGACGTCACATTTCAACTAACAATTCGAAGAAAGACCCTTTTCTACACAGTTAATTTGATAATTCCTTCAGTGGCTATCTCCTTCCTTACAGTATTTGTGTTCTACTTACCATCGGACTCCGGCGAGAAGATAACTCTCTGCATATCAATCCTTCTTTCGTTGACTGTTTTCTTTCTACTGTTAGCTGATCTAATTCCGCCCACTTCCCTTGTGGTGCCTCTCATTGGAAAGTACCTCTTGTTTACCATGATATTAGTCACCCTTTCTGTGGTGATCACTGTAGTTGTTTTGAATATCGACGGCAGAACAAAAGCCACTCACTCTATGCCTCCGTGGCTAAAAAACCTAGGTCTCCATATTCTTCCAAAACTGCTATTCATGGAGCGGCCGAAACCTCTGGCGATGGGTGTCAAAGATAAAATAGCTAAAGAGGTCAAGCTTGCCATGCAGAG GTCGAATGGAACGCATCCAAACTCTCCGAACGGCCGACAACAAGCAAGTGGTGAACCTGCTGCTAGCACGAAGAAGCCTAGAAAGCTCCGGTATCCTCCAGAGATAGAGAGAGCTTTAGAGgatattaattttattgctgATCAGCTTAGGGAGGAGGATGAGGAAGAGCAG GTTCAGGAGAACTGGAAGTTCATTGCTTTAGTCATTGACAGGTTTTTCTTGTGGTTGTTCACCTCAGCCTGCGTCGTAGGAACCTTTGGTATCATCTTGCAAGCACCTTCACTGTACGCCACAAGCAAGCCAATGGATGTGGGAATATGA